In Maridesulfovibrio sp., a single genomic region encodes these proteins:
- a CDS encoding cache domain-containing protein translates to MKSIVSTLSRQTMALCFSSILIFGALTVYFMVTDYRNDLKEVEKDIMGTLEENLMREVSRVHNFIDFSRNNVRVQAVKDIQDLVQNAYRLTERLYSKHSRSMPEKELRSMIKAALRSLVPQENPFYLFVVDQNGFEQLNTGSPNIEPVDISNSKSVDGRSVIKEIVRLAQNQGEGFIDYLWSRPGYAGNRHEKKSFIKIFKPYGWIIGSGVYYATIREAAQHEVLERLSKLNTPRDGYIFAGTYSGVSLLGPAQGRNVIDVRDANGVKVVRELIKLAKSGGGFMQYKIPSIDPQYEPHRKLSYCTSVPQWKWYIGAGADANILDEKLTQKKQKLQDALREKISIICGLLLIYSIAIILFSEKFKQMLRDSFNSFERFFRDGMEHPAKIDRSEITFREFDQMAAQANAMINSREEAKNALLKSEITYREIFNASKDAIAVLDLEKKIFADVNQTFLDFFGLSRTKAIGMSPEEINFNTPPYDGRYAAELFNKARTGETVHFEWMVKNSAGEPFWTDNLARVATIGGKKKLLIVMRDVTERKKMNKTMIQTEKMMSIGGLAAGMAHEINNPLGVIMQVTQNIIRRTSPTLKSNLPIAEQCNIDLDNLRNYMDKRGITGYLRSIQESGQRAASIVRSMLDFSRRSNSSKSYSDIEAVIESAISLASNDYNLKKQYDFKKIKIIRDYSSPPIFNFTEMEISQVILNLIKNAAQALSEENNLQKIPTITIRTSTDRQSVRVEIEDNGPGIPAERLKRIFEPFYTTKSPGSGTGLGLSVSYFIITQNHGGTITADSNPGEGTKFTITLPML, encoded by the coding sequence ATGAAAAGCATCGTTTCAACCCTGTCGCGCCAGACCATGGCGTTATGTTTTTCCTCCATACTTATCTTCGGAGCGCTTACTGTCTACTTTATGGTCACGGACTACCGTAACGACCTCAAAGAAGTAGAAAAAGACATCATGGGCACTCTTGAAGAGAACCTTATGCGGGAAGTCTCCCGCGTCCACAACTTCATTGATTTCAGCCGTAACAATGTCCGTGTGCAGGCGGTAAAAGACATTCAGGACCTTGTTCAGAATGCATACAGGCTGACAGAGAGACTATACTCCAAGCATAGCCGCTCCATGCCTGAGAAAGAACTCCGGAGCATGATCAAAGCAGCTTTGCGCTCTCTGGTACCGCAGGAAAACCCATTCTATCTTTTTGTTGTAGACCAGAACGGGTTTGAACAACTCAACACAGGCAGCCCCAACATTGAGCCTGTTGACATATCAAATTCAAAAAGTGTGGATGGGCGTTCCGTCATAAAAGAAATAGTTCGTCTTGCCCAAAATCAGGGAGAGGGATTCATCGACTATCTGTGGAGCAGACCGGGATACGCAGGCAACAGACACGAAAAAAAAAGCTTCATCAAGATATTCAAACCATACGGCTGGATAATAGGCTCCGGGGTATACTACGCGACCATACGGGAAGCGGCACAGCATGAGGTGCTGGAAAGACTCAGCAAACTGAATACTCCAAGGGACGGCTATATTTTCGCGGGAACTTATTCGGGAGTCTCCCTTCTAGGACCGGCGCAGGGGAGAAATGTTATCGATGTCCGGGATGCCAACGGAGTTAAGGTTGTCCGCGAGCTCATAAAACTGGCCAAATCAGGCGGCGGTTTCATGCAGTACAAAATCCCATCCATAGACCCGCAATACGAACCGCACAGAAAACTGAGCTACTGCACGTCTGTTCCCCAATGGAAATGGTATATCGGGGCCGGCGCGGATGCCAATATACTGGACGAAAAACTGACCCAGAAAAAACAGAAACTTCAGGATGCACTGAGAGAAAAAATATCCATAATCTGCGGGCTGCTGCTTATTTACTCCATCGCCATCATACTTTTCTCGGAAAAATTCAAACAGATGCTCAGAGACAGCTTCAATTCATTTGAACGTTTCTTCAGGGACGGCATGGAACATCCTGCCAAGATAGACCGCTCGGAAATAACTTTCAGGGAATTCGATCAAATGGCAGCACAGGCCAACGCCATGATCAACAGCAGGGAAGAGGCAAAGAACGCCCTGCTGAAATCCGAAATAACCTATCGGGAAATTTTCAATGCTTCCAAAGATGCAATCGCTGTTCTGGACCTTGAAAAGAAAATTTTCGCGGATGTAAACCAGACATTTCTGGACTTTTTCGGTTTGAGCAGAACAAAGGCAATCGGCATGAGCCCCGAGGAAATAAATTTCAACACACCGCCCTATGACGGCAGGTATGCCGCCGAGCTGTTCAACAAGGCCCGCACAGGCGAAACCGTTCACTTTGAATGGATGGTCAAGAATTCTGCCGGGGAACCGTTCTGGACGGACAACCTTGCACGTGTGGCAACAATCGGAGGAAAGAAAAAGCTGCTCATAGTCATGCGTGATGTCACCGAACGCAAAAAAATGAACAAGACTATGATCCAGACGGAAAAGATGATGTCCATAGGGGGTCTGGCCGCTGGAATGGCCCATGAAATAAATAACCCGCTCGGTGTTATCATGCAGGTCACCCAGAACATAATCCGGCGCACCTCGCCCACCCTTAAGAGCAACCTTCCCATTGCCGAGCAGTGCAACATAGATCTGGATAATCTGCGTAACTACATGGACAAACGCGGCATAACCGGATACCTGCGCAGCATTCAGGAATCCGGCCAGCGTGCGGCATCCATCGTAAGGTCCATGCTTGATTTCAGCCGCAGGAGCAATTCATCCAAAAGCTACTCCGATATCGAAGCCGTAATCGAATCGGCCATATCCCTGGCCTCCAATGATTACAATCTGAAAAAACAGTACGATTTCAAAAAAATAAAAATAATAAGGGACTACAGCTCACCACCCATATTCAATTTCACGGAAATGGAGATCAGCCAGGTTATCCTCAACCTGATCAAAAACGCGGCTCAGGCCCTTTCCGAAGAAAACAACCTGCAAAAGATTCCGACAATTACGATAAGGACTTCCACCGACAGGCAGTCGGTCAGGGTGGAGATAGAAGACAACGGTCCCGGAATTCCGGCCGAGAGATTAAAGAGGATTTTCGAGCCGTTTTATACGACAAAGAGTCCTGGTTCCGGTACCGGCCTGGGACTCTCGGTTTCTTATTTCATCATTACTCAGAACCACGGCGGTACAATCACCGCGGACTCTAATCCCGGAGAGGGAACAAAATTCACAATCACGCTGCCTATGCTTTAA